One genomic segment of Drosophila melanogaster chromosome 3R includes these proteins:
- the vret gene encoding vreteno: MESESSQDDWSAFDPMSREYYDQVGNRYTNESGQKLIMEAPLPPKDEKEQRATRQAKYPYLVVPKSSPYVTEKMLINFFGRALIKEMEFRRLSRVYFVYFENIASLETAQQRVQRYPNLIKCITGRPQKEREITSDPVTSTEPMPTPGPAISATERTPVNHNREVPISTGGQNHPEFFRPPLVTKDDYKRGSLLATNDPIQRYLNVKYEFALERHDIYKLKDETRIPQVVLHFRSGRTIPLSTVAVTEEDKTKSLLEDGVSKCVVCQNWTDTFCKLCKMPFCNASCFADVAEQHKQACGKGEILNLDEKVGRKYPKPGLPPSGSKVRITAFEQTNVVYVRSADIQIDIAYYTVLTEVMMLGKDASKLQSTPVCGQIVLYKFEGHMSRAMVLNVDNIKEIYVVFIDFGSVEVTQLERLYECSSYLAGLTCYPVAVKLRGVPRRFVGPNIREVMYELDQSLVFNIKYSSREYDTSKGMQVVVMTEIDINRSLNRLFKTILTPVEPSVSDLGYKEDCLPYIPLHCGKNINVVVMDNTFIQCGFIYCTSIDLAYEVTKMQRDIQEYGEKIAKCATYAPPINELCIAKYEGKWRRGLSVELVGDGYPSILFIDYGNIVPTHVTDIRPYPPQFIFPIMTTQLDLIGVPEKPTDEQIKWLDKNYPIGSVITCSEITFDEETNSYSTRIEKLQEFLSLD; this comes from the exons ATGGAATCCGAATCCTCGCAGGATGATTGGTCCGCATTCGATCCAATGTCCAGGGAATACTATGACCAAGTGGGCAACCGTTACACTAACGAGTCTGGCCAGAAACTAATCATGGAAGCCCCGCTGCCGCCAAAGGACGAAAAGGAGCAACGTGCCACCAGGCAGGCGAAGTATCCATACTTGGTGGTTCCAAAAAGCAGTCCCTATGTGACCGAAAAGATGCTAATCAACTTCTTCGGTCGGGCGCTCATCAAGGAGATGGAGTTCCGCCGCTTGTCACGCGTATACTTTGTCTACTTTGAAAATATCGC ATCCCTGGAGACAGCGCAACAGCGGGTGCAGCGTTACCCGAACCTGATCAAGTGCATCACTGGTCGCCCGCAAAAGGAGCGGGAAATCACCAGCGATCCGGTGACTTCCACTGAGCCAATGCCAACACCAGGCCCAGCAATTTCGGCCACTGAACGTACGCCAGTGAATCACAACAGAGAGGTTCCGATCTCGACCGGAGGACAAAATCATCCGGAGTTCTTCCGGCCACCGCTGGTCACCAAAGATGATTACAAAAGAGGTTCATTGTTGGCCACCAACGACCCCATTCAACGCTATCTCAATGTAAAGTACGAATTCGCACTGGAGCGCCATGATATCTACAAGCTTAAGGATGAGACCAGAATCCCGCAGGTCGTTCTGCACTTTCGTTCGGGCAGAACGATTCCTTT GTCAACGGTTGCTGTCACCGAAGAGGATAAAACTAAAAGCCTGCTGGAAGACGGCGTCAGCAAGTGCGTGGTTTGTCAAAACTGGACAGACACTTTCTGCAAGCTGTGCAAAATGCCCTTCTGCAATGCCTCCTGTTTCGCCGATGTGGCAGAGCAGCATAAGCAAGCTTGCGGCAAGGGTGAGATACTTAACCTTGACGAAAAGGTGGGCCGGAAGTACCCCAAACCCGGCTTGCCGCCGTCTGGATCTAAAGTGAGAATTACTGCATTCGAGCAGACTAACGTGGTCTATGTGCGCTCGGCGGACATTCAGATTGACATCGCCTATTATACAGTTCTCACGGAGGTAATGATGCTGGGCAAAGATGCCTCCAAACTGCAGAGTACGCCAGTCTGCGGACAAATTGTGCTCTACAAGTTCGAGGGACATATGTCGCGCGCCATGGTGCTAAACGTGGATAATATCAAGGAAATCTATGTAGTGTTCATTGATTTCGGAAGTGTTGAAGTCACGCAGCTGGAAAGACTGTATGAATGCAGTTCGTATTTAGCTGGTTTGACCTGCTATCCCGTAGCCGTTAAATTACGCGGAGTTCCCAGGCGCTTTGTGGGTCCCAACATAAGGGAAGTCATGTACGAACTCGACCAGTCCCTAGTTTTTAATATCAAGTACTCGTCACGTGAGTACGATACCAGCAAGGGCATGCAGGTCGTGGTGATGACCGAGATCGATATTAATAGGAGCCTCAACCGCCTTTTCAAGACCATCCTAACTCCTGTTGAGCCGTCTGTCTCGGACTTGGGATACAAAGAGGAC TGTCTTCCATACATTCCCTTGCACTGCGGAAAGAACATAAATGTAGTGGTAATGGACAACACATTCATCCAGTGCGGCTTTATCTACTGCACCTCCATAGATCTGGCTTACGAAGTCACCAAAATGCAGCGAGACATACAGGAGTATGGTGAAAAGATTGCCAAGTGCGCAACCTACGCACCGCC GATAAATGAGCTTTGCATAGCTAAGTACGAAGGCAAATGGCGTCGAGGTCTCTCTGTGGAGTTAGTAGGAGATGGTTATCCCAGCATTTTGTTCATTGACTACGGAAACATAGTGCCAACACATGTCACCGACATACGTCCCTATCCGCCGCAGTTTATCTTCCCTATAATGACCACACAGTTGGATTTAATTG GAGTGCCTGAGAAGCCCACCGATGAGCAGATCAAATGGCTGGATAAAAATTATCCCATTGGGTCCGTTATCACCTGCAGCGAAATCACTTTCGACGAGGAAACAAATAGCTACTCCACTCGCATTGAAAAACTGCAGGAGTTCTTAAGTTTGGACTAA
- the HP1c gene encoding heterochromatin protein 1c → MVKNEPNFVVERIMDKRITSEGKVEYYIKWRGYTSADNTWEPEENCDCPNLIQKFEESRAKSKKRGEKKPKCEEIQKLRGYERGLELAEIVGATDVTGDIKYLVRWQFCDEFDLVPSAQIVEKDPQMLIDYFQKMAPYSRHIAMRMKGVPEELRLAASRTSYPHISSAPVEVPPEVDQSAELAGHLGGIAPQVDQAPQHHAPMDLANDTDDLASVSYSIPVPGVGDIAIDVPMAENQ, encoded by the coding sequence atggttaaaaacGAGCCCAACTTCGTGGTGGAGCGCATCATGGACAAGCGCATTACCAGCGAAGGCAAGGTTGAGTACTACATCAAGTGGCGTGGCTACACGTCGGCGGACAACACCTGGGAGCCCGAGGAGAACTGCGATTGCCCGAATCTCATCCAGAAATTCGAGGAGTCGCGCGCCAAGTCCAAGAAGCGCGGCGAGAAGAAACCCAAGTGCGAAGAGATCCAGAAGCTGCGCGGCTACGAGCGCGGCTTGGAGCTGGCCGAGATCGTGGGCGCAACGGATGTGACGGGCGACATCAAGTATCTGGTGCGCTGGCAGTTCTGCGACGAGTTCGACTTGGTGCCATCGGCACAGATCGTGGAGAAGGATCCGCAAATGCTGATTGACTATTTCCAGAAGATGGCACCTTACTCCCGTCACATTGCGATGCGAATGAAGGGCGTGCCGGAGGAGCTGCGTTTGGCGGCCTCGCGCACCAGTTATCCGCACATTAGCAGTGCGCCCGTCGAAGTGCCGCCGGAGGTGGATCAGTCCGCTGAGTTGGCTGGACATCTTGGTGGAATCGCGCCACAGGTGGACCAGGCGCCGCAGCACCATGCACCCATGGATCTAGCCAATGATACCGACGATTTGGCTAGTGTTTCGTACTCGATTCCCGTGCCCGGCGTTGGCGACATTGCCATCGATGTGCCCATGGCGGAAAATCAATAA
- the CG17141 gene encoding uncharacterized protein: MAAQLNPFRNAFRLPSKQRINWFPGHMTKGMRQIQQKLRNVDCIVEIHDARIPLAGRNSQFFDTITGSGVKPHILVLNKVDLLGAKQQKSVLQQLRRQQPELQHILFTNCKDQRNNGVLDILPLATRLVSESSRFNRTQAAEHNLMIIGVPNVGKSSVINVLRNVHLKKKSAARVGAEAGITRSVGERIKIQENPPVYMIDTPGILQPSIKDDEMGMKLALVGCLPDHIVGEDLIADYLLYWLNSHRKYDYVEMLKLSSGPSDDISAVLAEYAHREELFHKVKQYDGRVEVMTNLLAAARKFIHFFRSGQLGHMNLDEPSGFR; this comes from the exons ATGGCAGCGCAGCTGAATCCATTCCGCAATGCCTTCCGGCTGCCGTCCAAGCAGCGCATCAACTGGTTTCCCGGCCACATGACCAAGGGTATGCGGCaaattcagcaaaaactacgaaatGTAGACTGCATAGTCGAGATTCACGATGCACGCATCCCATTGGCGGGCAGAAACTCCCAGTTCTTTGACACAATCACCG GAAGTGGTGTTAAACCGCATATTCTGGTGCTGAACAAAGTCGATCTGCTGGGCGCCAAACAGCAGAAGAGCGTGCTCCAGCAGCTGAGGAGACAGCAGCCCGAACTGCAGCACATCCTGTTCACCAACTGCAAGGATCAGCGCAACAACGGCGTGCTGGACATCCTGCCCCTGGCAACGCGCCTCGTGAGCGAGAGCAGTCGCTTCAATCGCACCCAAGCTGCCGAGCACAATCTGATGATCATCGGCGTGCCCAATGTGGGCAAGAGTTCCGTGATCAATGTGCTGCGAAATGTGCATCTCAAGAAGAAGAGCGCCGCACGCGTGGGTGCCGAGGCGGGTATAACTCGATCCGTCGGCGAACGCATCAAAATCCAAGAGAATCCGCCTGTTTACATGATCGACACACCCGGCATCCTCCAGCCCTCCATTAAGGATGATGAAATGGGCATGAAACTGGCCCTGGTGGGCTGCCTTCCCGATCATATTGTGGGCGAGGATCTGATAGCCGACTATCTGCTGTACTGGCTGAATAGCCACCGCAAATACGACTACGTGGAGATGCTAAAGCTCAGCTCCGGACCCAGTGACGACATCAGCGCCGTGCTGGCGGAGTACGCTCATCGGGAGGAGCTATTCCACAAGGTCAAGCAGTACGACGGACGCGTGGAGGTGATGACAAATTTATTGGCGGCCGCGCGAAAGTTCATTCACTTCTTTCGCTCCGGCCAGTTGGGTCACATGAATCTGGACGAACCCAGTGGTTTCAGATAg
- the CG31139 gene encoding uncharacterized protein, isoform A: MTQPRICFLVGALILSCTCVSCSKDKCAVNEHNPNSNTSYDFVPHILHALAIHRPCVIGDPKCLCHVATIQRDLEPYVDKGITPEMMAQSKRLGTFYQIIRGRIYRQQKCLHPKRCADVEDLLLDMASGVADLEFVLNVRDWPQVHFLSGLSGPVFSYSITNRHLDIMYPAWSFWTTTGPILQHYPHGVGRWDWMRKHLVARASELPWSAKRAIGFFRGSRSSPERDSLVRLSQRRPDLVDAQYTILATDADPVEKMPLVEHCQFKYLFNFRGVAASFRLRHILLCRSLVLHVGDQWQEFFYSQLKPWVHYVPVASDADVDELAELILYLREHDDLAEEIAERGQQFIWLHLRMEDVQCYWSKMLQEYAKLLTYKVQREPGLLEVSNKKAVQLYRGK, encoded by the exons atgacCCAGCCAAGGATATGCTTTTTAGTTGGAGCCCTAATCCTCTCCTGCACTTGCGTTTCGTGCTCCAAGGACAAATGCGCTGTCAACGAACACAACCCAAACTCAAATA CCAGCTACGACTTTGTGCCGCACATCCTGCACGCCCTGGCGATCCATCGACCCTGCGTAATCGGTGATCCGAAATGCCTCTGCCATGTGGCGACCATTCAAAGGGATTTGGAACCGTATGTGGACAAGGGGATTACACCTGAGATGATGGCGCAATCCAAACGATTGGGCACTTTTTACCAGATAATCCGTGGACGCATCTATCGCCAGCAGAAGTGCCTGCATCCCAAGCGATGTGCCGATGTGGAGGATCTGCTCTTGGACATGGCCAGTGGTGTGGCAGACCTGGAATTCGTTCTCAATGTGCGCGACTGGCCGCAGGTGCACTTCCTATCCGGCCTAAGTGGTCCGGTGTTTTCCTATTCCATCACGAATCGCCACCTGGACATCATGTACCCAGCATGGTCGTTTTGGACCACCACGGGACCCATCCTGCAGCACTATCCCCACGGTGTGGGTCGCTGGGACTGGATGCGAAAACATTTGGTGGCCAGGGCGTCGGAGTTGCCGTGGAGTGCCAAGCGCGCTATTGGTTTCTTTAGGGGCTCACGATCCTCGCCAGAACGCGATAGTCTAGTCAGGCTCTCGCAAAGGCGTCCAGACCTGGTTGATGCCCAGTACACGATACTAGCGACGGATGCCGATCCCGTCGAGAAGATGCCTTTGGTCGAGCACTGCCAATTTAAGTATCTGTTCAATTTTCGCGGTGTGGCCGCCAGTTTCCGGCTGCGGCACATACTGCTCTGCCGCTCGCTGGTACTTCATGTTGGCGACCAGTGGCAGGAGTTCTTCTACAGCCAACTGAAACCCTGGGTGCATTACGTTCCCGTGGCCAGCGACGCCGATGTGGATGAGCTGGCGGAGTTGATTCTATATCTGCGCGAGCACGACGATCTGGCGGAGGAGATTGCGGAACGGGGACAGCAGTTCATTTGGCTCCACCTCCGAATGGAGGATGTGCAGTGCTATTGGAGTAAGATGCTCCAGGAATACGCAAAGTTGCTCACTTATAAAGTGCAACGGGAGCCGGGACTTCTGGAGGTATCCAACAAGAAAGCGGTGCAGCTGTACCGCGGAAAATAA
- the CG31139 gene encoding uncharacterized protein, isoform C, which yields MMAQSKRLGTFYQIIRGRIYRQQKCLHPKRCADVEDLLLDMASGVADLEFVLNVRDWPQVHFLSGLSGPVFSYSITNRHLDIMYPAWSFWTTTGPILQHYPHGVGRWDWMRKHLVARASELPWSAKRAIGFFRGSRSSPERDSLVRLSQRRPDLVDAQYTILATDADPVEKMPLVEHCQFKYLFNFRGVAASFRLRHILLCRSLVLHVGDQWQEFFYSQLKPWVHYVPVASDADVDELAELILYLREHDDLAEEIAERGQQFIWLHLRMEDVQCYWSKMLQEYAKLLTYKVQREPGLLEVSNKKAVQLYRGK from the coding sequence ATGATGGCGCAATCCAAACGATTGGGCACTTTTTACCAGATAATCCGTGGACGCATCTATCGCCAGCAGAAGTGCCTGCATCCCAAGCGATGTGCCGATGTGGAGGATCTGCTCTTGGACATGGCCAGTGGTGTGGCAGACCTGGAATTCGTTCTCAATGTGCGCGACTGGCCGCAGGTGCACTTCCTATCCGGCCTAAGTGGTCCGGTGTTTTCCTATTCCATCACGAATCGCCACCTGGACATCATGTACCCAGCATGGTCGTTTTGGACCACCACGGGACCCATCCTGCAGCACTATCCCCACGGTGTGGGTCGCTGGGACTGGATGCGAAAACATTTGGTGGCCAGGGCGTCGGAGTTGCCGTGGAGTGCCAAGCGCGCTATTGGTTTCTTTAGGGGCTCACGATCCTCGCCAGAACGCGATAGTCTAGTCAGGCTCTCGCAAAGGCGTCCAGACCTGGTTGATGCCCAGTACACGATACTAGCGACGGATGCCGATCCCGTCGAGAAGATGCCTTTGGTCGAGCACTGCCAATTTAAGTATCTGTTCAATTTTCGCGGTGTGGCCGCCAGTTTCCGGCTGCGGCACATACTGCTCTGCCGCTCGCTGGTACTTCATGTTGGCGACCAGTGGCAGGAGTTCTTCTACAGCCAACTGAAACCCTGGGTGCATTACGTTCCCGTGGCCAGCGACGCCGATGTGGATGAGCTGGCGGAGTTGATTCTATATCTGCGCGAGCACGACGATCTGGCGGAGGAGATTGCGGAACGGGGACAGCAGTTCATTTGGCTCCACCTCCGAATGGAGGATGTGCAGTGCTATTGGAGTAAGATGCTCCAGGAATACGCAAAGTTGCTCACTTATAAAGTGCAACGGGAGCCGGGACTTCTGGAGGTATCCAACAAGAAAGCGGTGCAGCTGTACCGCGGAAAATAA
- the rumi gene encoding rumi, isoform A, with product MLINHLIVVLLISLVGTGGAEDDGLCSADQKSCAQSEPDQINEDEFSFKIRRQIEKANADYKPCSSDPQDSDCSCHANVLKRDLAPYKSTGVTRQMIESSARYGTKYKIYGHRLYRDANCMFPARCEGIEHFLLPLVATLPDMDLIINTRDYPQLNAAWGNAAGGPVFSFSKTKEYRDIMYPAWTFWAGGPATKLHPRGIGRWDQMREKLEKRAAAIPWSQKRSLGFFRGSRTSDERDSLILLSRRNPELVEAQYTKNQGWKSPKDTLDAPAADEVSFEDHCKYKYLFNFRGVAASFRLKHLFLCKSLVFHVGDEWQEFFYDQLKPWVHYVPLKSYPSQQEYEHILSFFKKNDALAQEIAQRGYDFIWEHLRMKDIKCYWRKLLKRYVKLLQYEVKPEDQLIYIGPKKDEL from the exons ATGctaataaatcatttaataGTCGTATTATTAATTAGTTTGGTAGGAACAGGAGGTGCAGAAGATGACGGACTTTGCAGTGCCGATCAAAAATCCTGTGCACAAAGTGAACCCGACCAAATAAACGAGGATGAAT TTAGCTTCAAGATACGTCGCCAGATCGAAAAAGCCAATGCCGACTACAAGCCGTGCAGCAGTGATCCCCAGGACAGCGACTGCTCCTGCCACGCAAATGTTCTGAAACGGGATCTCGCGCCCTACAAGTCAACAGGTGTCACCCGGCAGATGATCGAGAGTTCAGCGCGTTACGGCACCAAATACAAGATCTACGGACATCGCCTGTACCGGGATGCCAACTGCATGTTCCCAGCCCGCTGTGAGGGCATTGAACACTTCCTGCTGCCGCTGGTGGCTACGCTGCCCGACATGGACTTGATCATCAATACCAGGGACTATCCGCAGCTGAATGCGGCGTGGGGTAACGCGGCTGGTGGTCCCGTCTTCTCCTTCTCCAAGACAAAGGAGTACCGCGACATCATGTATCCAGCGTGGACATTCTGGGCCGGAGGACCGGCCACCAAGCTCCATCCTCGTGGCATTGGACGCTGGGATCAGATGCGCGAGAAGCTGGAGAAGCGAGCGGCAGCTATACCCTGGTCACAGAAACGCAGTCTGGGCTTCTTTCGCGGTTCACGCACCTCGGACGAACGTGATTCTCTTATTCTGCTCTCGCGCCGCAATCCGGAGCTAGTCGAGGCTCAATACACCAAAAATCAGGGCTGGAAGTCGCCTAAGGATACACTGGACGCACCGGCTGCTGATGAGGTGTCCTTCGAGGACCACTGCAAGTACAAGTACTTGTTCAATTTCCGCGGTGTGGCCGCCAGTTTTCGTCTGAAGCACTTGTTCCTCTGCAAGTCGCTGGTCTTCCATGTGGGCGACGAGTGGCAGGAGTTCTTCTACGACCAACTAAAGCCCTGGGTGCACTATGTGCCGCTCAAGAGCTACCCCAGTCAGCAGGAGTACGAGCACATCTTGTCCTTTTTCAAGAAAAACGATGCGCTGGCCCAGGAGATCGCTCAGCGTGGATACGACTTCATCTGGGAGCATTTGCGCATGAAGGACATCAAGTGCTATTGGCGCAAGCTGCTCAAGCGATATGTGAAGCTGCTGCAATACGAGGTTAAGCCGGAGGATCAACTTATTTACATAGGGCCTAAAAAGGATGAGCTGTAG
- the rumi gene encoding rumi, isoform B has translation MIESSARYGTKYKIYGHRLYRDANCMFPARCEGIEHFLLPLVATLPDMDLIINTRDYPQLNAAWGNAAGGPVFSFSKTKEYRDIMYPAWTFWAGGPATKLHPRGIGRWDQMREKLEKRAAAIPWSQKRSLGFFRGSRTSDERDSLILLSRRNPELVEAQYTKNQGWKSPKDTLDAPAADEVSFEDHCKYKYLFNFRGVAASFRLKHLFLCKSLVFHVGDEWQEFFYDQLKPWVHYVPLKSYPSQQEYEHILSFFKKNDALAQEIAQRGYDFIWEHLRMKDIKCYWRKLLKRYVKLLQYEVKPEDQLIYIGPKKDEL, from the coding sequence ATGATCGAGAGTTCAGCGCGTTACGGCACCAAATACAAGATCTACGGACATCGCCTGTACCGGGATGCCAACTGCATGTTCCCAGCCCGCTGTGAGGGCATTGAACACTTCCTGCTGCCGCTGGTGGCTACGCTGCCCGACATGGACTTGATCATCAATACCAGGGACTATCCGCAGCTGAATGCGGCGTGGGGTAACGCGGCTGGTGGTCCCGTCTTCTCCTTCTCCAAGACAAAGGAGTACCGCGACATCATGTATCCAGCGTGGACATTCTGGGCCGGAGGACCGGCCACCAAGCTCCATCCTCGTGGCATTGGACGCTGGGATCAGATGCGCGAGAAGCTGGAGAAGCGAGCGGCAGCTATACCCTGGTCACAGAAACGCAGTCTGGGCTTCTTTCGCGGTTCACGCACCTCGGACGAACGTGATTCTCTTATTCTGCTCTCGCGCCGCAATCCGGAGCTAGTCGAGGCTCAATACACCAAAAATCAGGGCTGGAAGTCGCCTAAGGATACACTGGACGCACCGGCTGCTGATGAGGTGTCCTTCGAGGACCACTGCAAGTACAAGTACTTGTTCAATTTCCGCGGTGTGGCCGCCAGTTTTCGTCTGAAGCACTTGTTCCTCTGCAAGTCGCTGGTCTTCCATGTGGGCGACGAGTGGCAGGAGTTCTTCTACGACCAACTAAAGCCCTGGGTGCACTATGTGCCGCTCAAGAGCTACCCCAGTCAGCAGGAGTACGAGCACATCTTGTCCTTTTTCAAGAAAAACGATGCGCTGGCCCAGGAGATCGCTCAGCGTGGATACGACTTCATCTGGGAGCATTTGCGCATGAAGGACATCAAGTGCTATTGGCGCAAGCTGCTCAAGCGATATGTGAAGCTGCTGCAATACGAGGTTAAGCCGGAGGATCAACTTATTTACATAGGGCCTAAAAAGGATGAGCTGTAG